Proteins co-encoded in one Ziziphus jujuba cultivar Dongzao chromosome 9, ASM3175591v1 genomic window:
- the LOC107427445 gene encoding phytosulfokine receptor 1, which translates to MDSYCFLVIIVVTGFFSIQADQALSSQNLPCNINDMKALQDFMTGLKTVIDGWSTNYSSDCCKWTGITCSFSSSLRLDNSTESAGRVVKLELPKKKLAGKLSESIGTLDQLRVVNLSLNFLQGSLPLLLFHLQNLQVLDLSSNDFSGPVPNPILLPSIKIFDLSQNSLKGNLPVSICDNASTLLVLNLAENYFSGNLPPGLGNCASSLEKLSLNMNDLTGGIPEGIFRFQKLILLELKGNKFSGPLGKGISNLTNLVHLDISGNKFGGIIPDVFHSFVKLRFFVAHSNNFTGFIPSSLTNSYTLTVLNIRNNSLEGSVDLNCSAMVSLTSLDLGSNRLSGPIPDNLPSCERLNNINLARNRLRSLIPESFKNFHSLSYLSLSNSSIYNLSSSLRILQHCKNLTTLVLPGNFQNEELPADSTLHFRKLKILVIANCRLTGSIPVWLLHSSNLHFLDLSWNHLNGQIPFWVGNFSFLFFIDFSNNSLTGEIPKSITDLRSLIDSDISIEESSLDFPIFMKRNLDASGLPYNKLLSFPPTLDFSYNNLSGPIWPEFGNLRTLHVLNLKVNKISGPIPSNLSGMTSLETLDLSHNKLSGTIPASLVKLSFLSKFNVADNQLYGQIPSGGQFSTFPASSFQGNNLCGDHNSPCESNDQLPSLQPDESSRSNSIINSGFFIAMAIGFAFGLFSSIISCNKKILKSLLKLFCKKHLY; encoded by the coding sequence ATGGATTCCTATTGTTTCTTGGTGATCATTGTTGTGACGGGGTTCTTCAGCATCCAAGCTGATCAGGCTCTGAGTTCTCAGAATCTGCCATGCAACATAAACGATATGAAGGCATTGCAGGATTTCATGACAGGTTTGAAGACTGTGATCGATGGGTGGAGCACTAATTACTCTTCTGATTGCTGTAAATGGACAGGCATAACTTGCAGCTTTTCATCATCTTTGAGGTTGGACAATTCTACTGAAAGTGCGGGTAGAGTAGTAAAGCTGGAGCTTCCAAAGAAGAAACTAGCAGGTAAACTTTCTGAATCAATAGGAACTTTAGATCAGCTTAGAGTCGTTAATCTTTCTCTCAACTTCCTTCAAGGCTCACTTCCACTACTACTGTTCCATTTGCAAAATTTACAGGTTCTAGACTTGAGCTCTAATGATTTTTCTGGCCCTGTTCCTAATCCCATCCTTTTACCTTCAATTAAGATCTTTGACCTTTCTCAAAATTCCTTAAAAGGGAATCTTCCTGTCAGTATCTGTGACAATGCTTCTACACTCTTGGTGTTGAATCTTGCAGAAAACTACTTCTCTGGTAATCTTCCTCCAGGACTTGGAAACTGTGCTAGTTCCTTAGAGAAACTATCGCTAAACATGAATGATCTCACAGGTGGTATACCTGAAGGTATATTTCGGtttcaaaagttgattttattAGAACTAAAAGGGAACAAGTTTTCAGGGCCACTTGGCAAAGGAATTAGCAACCTCACAAACCTTGTTCATTTGGATATCTCCGGTAACAAGTTTGGTGGAATCATTCCGGATGTTTTTCACAGCTTTGTTAAGTTACGGTTCTTTGTAGCACATTCAAATAATTTCACTGGTTTTATACCTTCCTCCTTGACAAATTCCTATACTCTCACTGTGTTAAACATAAGAAATAATTCGTTGGAGGGTTCAGTAGATCTTAATTGCTCTGCAATGGTTAGTTTGACTTCTCTTGATTTAGGTTCTAATAGGCTTAGTGGACCTATTCCTGATAATCTTCCTTCTTGTGAACGTTTGAATAACATAAATCTTGCTCGGAACAGGTTGAGAAGCCTAATACCAGAAAGTTTCAAAAACTTCCATAGTCTCTCTTACCTCTCTCTTTCAAATTCTAGCATCTACAATCTATCTTCTTCGCTAAGAATCTTACAGCACTGTAAGAATCTTACCACTTTGGTCCTCCCCGGGAATTTCCAAAATGAAGAGCTGCCTGCAGATTCCACTCTTCATTTTCGCAAGCTCAAGATTCTTGTTATCGCAAATTGTAGGTTAACAGGTTCAATACCTGTATGGTTACTTCATAGCAGCAACTTGCACTTCTTGGATTTGTCATGGAATCACTTGAATGGACAAATTCCTTTCTGGGTTgggaatttttcatttttgtttttcattgacTTCTCAAACAACTCATTGACTGGAGAGATTCCGAAAAGCATAACTGATTTAAGAAGCCTCATTGATAGTGATATATCAATAGAGGAATCCTCCCTGGATTTCCCCATTTTCATGAAGAGGAATTTGGATGCAAGCGGGTTGCCATATAACAAACTTTTGAGCTTTCCACCCACCTTGGACTTCAGTTACAATAATCTGAGTGGACCTATCTGGCCAGAGTTTGGGAATCTGAGAACGCTACATGTTCTTAACTTAAAAGTCAACAAGATATCGGGACCAATCCCGAGTAATCTGTCAGGAATGACGAGTTTAGAGACTTTGGATTTGTCCCATAACAAACTTTCAGGGACAATACCAGCTTCCTTGGTAAAGCTCAGCTTTCTGTCCAAGTTTAATGTTGCAGACAATCAATTATATGGGCAAATCCCTTCAGGAGGTCAGTTTTCAACCTTCCCAGCTTCAAGCTTTCAAGGAAATAATCTCTGTGGCGATCACAATTCTCCTTGTGAATCAAATGATCAACTTCCTAGTCTGCAACCCGATGAATCAAGCAGATCAAACAGTATTATAAACAGTGGCTTTTTCATTGCAATGGCTATTGGTTTTGCGTTTGGGCTTTTTAGCAGCATTATTTCATGCAACAAGAAGATTCTAAAGTCCCTGTTGAAACTTTTTTGTAAAAAGCACCTCTACTAG
- the LOC107423503 gene encoding LOW QUALITY PROTEIN: protein trichome birefringence-like 13 (The sequence of the model RefSeq protein was modified relative to this genomic sequence to represent the inferred CDS: substituted 2 bases at 2 genomic stop codons) gives MAAELIEEDLLSASLEVLFEKMASGDVYEFIRRIKLEDCLLKKLKNKLLSANSVLNDGEEKQIKNKAVREWLAVAELEEAIYDAEDSVDEIHSEALRWKIDGESGSSSHQVFKTQLHEEHLATSLVEESGVYGRINENRIKLFSKKVTLTVHDYFYYKNSSKSNSRDLIKWRWKPTLCDLPPFDPASFLQKYSDKSIGFVGDSLNRNMFVSLFCSLRSVSNEVKKWRPAGADRGFTFLQYNLTIAYHRTNLLARYGRWSANTNGGGLESIGYKEGYRVDVDILEGTWADAPRFHDILIXNTGHWXWAPSKFDPVNSPMLFFENGQPVIPPISPEVGLDIVLKHMVSFIEKRMRPGLIKFFRTQSPRHFEGGDWSQGGSCQQLEPLSPEQVEELFSLKNNGTNVEARLVNQHLFKALKGSDFRILDITRMSEFRADAHPSTAGGKKHDDCMHRCLPGITDTWNDLFIEHLNKIKVQMYTGWH, from the exons ATGGCTGCAGAACTAATAGAAGAAGATTTACTCTCTGCTTCTCTTGAGGTTTTGTTTGAAAAGATGGCTTCTGGGGATGTCTATGAATTCATCCGGAGAATAAAACTCGAAGATTGTTTGCTCAAGAAGTTGAAGAATAAGCTGCTGTCAGCTAACTCAGTGCTGAATGATGGCGAGGAgaagcaaataaaaaacaaagccgTGAGGGAGTGGCTTGCTGTCGCTGAGCTCGAGGAAGCAATCTATGATGCAGAGGACTCAGTGGATGAGATCCACAGTGAAGCTTTGCGATGGAAGATTGATGGTGAATCTGGAAGCAGCTCACATCAG GTGTTCAAAACACAACTACACGAAGAACACCTTGCAACTTCTTTAGTAGAAGAATCTGGTGTGTATGGCAG aataaatgaaaatagaataaaattattttccaagAAAGTGACATTAACTGtgcatgattatttttattataaaaatagcaGCAAATCCAACTCTCGCGATCTCATCAAGTGGCGGTGGAAGCCCACGCTGTGTGATCTCCCTCCCTTCGATCCGGCGTCGTTTTTGCAGAAGTACAGTGACAAAAGCATTG GGTTTGTTGGTGATTCCTTGAATAGGAATATGTTTGTTTCGCTTTTCTGCTCTCTAAGAAGCGTCTCGAATGAGGTGAAGAAATGGCGACCGGCAGGAGCTGATCGTGGGTTTACGTTTCTTCAGTATAATCTCACCATTGCATATCATCGAACTAACCTTTTGGCGCGATATGGTAG GTGGTCAGCTAATACCAATGGTGGTGGTTTGGAATCTATTGGGTATAAAGAGGGTTATAGAGTTGATGTTGACATCCTGGAAGGCACATGGGCGGATGCTCCTAGGTTTCATGACATTCTAATCTGAAACACAGGACACTG GTGATGGGCTCCCTCAAAATTTGACCCAGTAAATTCACCCATGCTTTTCTTTGAAAATGGTCAGCCTGTGATTCCTCCAATATCCCCTGAAGTGGGCCTTGACATTGTTTTAAAGCACATG GTATCATTTATTGAGAAGAGAATGCGCCCTGGTTTGATCAAGTTCTTCCGTACACAATCACCTAGACATTTTGAAGGAGGTGACTGGAGCCAAGGTGGTTCTTGTCAACAGTTGGAACCTTTGTCGCCAGAGCAG GTTGAAGAACTCTTCTCGCTGAAGAATAATGGAACAAATGTTGAAGCACGTTTGGTAAATCAGCACTTGTTTAAGGCTCTTAAGGGATCTGATTTTCGTATTTTGGATATTACCCGTATGAGTGAGTTCAGAGCAGATGCACATCCATCTACAGCTGGAGGGAAGAAGCATGATGATTGTATGCATCGGTGTTTACCAGGAATTACTGATACTTGGAATGACTTGTTCATAGAGcatctaaataaaattaag gtACAGATGTATACAGGTTGGCATTAA